CTGAGTCCAAACTGGGAACTAGCCGTAATATCGCTCAACGGGGTTAAGTCTTCCCGGAATTCTAAGCCCAAGATACTGTTACTAAAAATATTAATATTGCCCCCATTCCCTTCAAACGCATTGGCAACGATATCACTGTTTTCTTCAGAAATGGCAAACACAAAGGGACTGTTAATCGTAATATCTCCCCCATTGCCTGCACCTCCGGCTTCCGTAGAAATCAACCCGCCATTGCGCAAGAGGAGGACATCACCCACTCTGAGTTCAATATTCCCCCCTTCACCCGAAGCCGTTTCTGCCGTTAACCGTCCGCCATCGCGTAATTCTAGACGATAGGCTTGTAGTTGTAAGTCCCCCGCATTGCCAGTGCCTTGATTACGAACTGTGATTTCTCCCTCATTCAGCAGTTGCACCTGGTTGCCTCGAATCGTAATTTGCCCCGCATTTCCCGATATCTCTTCCCCTTCATTGGCTAAAGCACCCGCAGAAATTAAGCCTTCCCGTTGAATGAGCAGTACATCAGCAACCGTCAGGTCAATATCTCCCCCTTGTCCCAGGGTAGTGGTCGCGGTAACTTTCCCTTCATCGCTTAATTCTAGACGTACCGCTTGAATCGTTAGGTCGCCTGCATTTCCGGTTCCGTTGTTGCGAACCGTGATTTCTCCTTTATTGAGCAGTTGAATCAGATTACCATTAATCGTTATATTGCCAGAATTCGCAGACAGGGTTTGACTTTGCACCCCTACTTCTCCCACTTCCGTGGAAATTAAGCCTTGATTACGGACTAATAGTACATCCCCCACTTGCAGATCAATCTTACCCCCCCCACCGGAAGCAGTTGCAGTGGTAATTTGTCCTTCGTTGGTAACTTCAATACGGTTAGCTTGAATTTGGAGGTCACCTGCTGTGCCAGTTCCTTGATTTCCTACACCCACTCTTCCACCATCAGAAACAGTTAAGCGAGGGGTGTTAATGGTTAAACTACCTGCATCTCCAGAAGGGAGATCGGGAAGTCCTGTTGCTTGACGAAACACTTCTGGTAAAATCGGAGCATCTGATAGGATTTCAGCTCGAAGTTGCCCATCTTCTGTCTCGCCAATACCACTGACTTCTATAGAATCCGTAGCGTTGATCGTTAAGTTTCCTGCCGATCCCTCAGCCACTGTTGAGGCACTAATCGTTGCCCCATCTCTAATGACCAATCTAGAAGTGTTTACTAATGTTGTTCCTCCCTTTGCTTCAGTAGCTGTTGCATTACTGAGAACAGTTCGTCTTAAACTTACAGGAATAAATCCAATCAATGTAATGGATTCAGAAGCATTAATAGTAACGTTTCCAGCTTGCCCCCTACCTAGAGTGCTATTGCTGATATTCCCTCCATCCAGAAGGCTTAAGTCTTGAGTCTCAATGCTCAGATTCCCGGCATTACCTTCTCCTGCTGTCACAGCAACCAAACTACTGAAAATATTTGGATTGTCACTGGCAAAACCATTCACTTCTACTCCATTAGCCGCACTGACCGATACATCCCCTCCATCCCCGGTGCCATAGGTTTTGTTATGTATAATTCCTCCTCCTGATAGCAACAGGTTTCCCGTAGAAATATTCGTTTGCCCTCCTGCTCCCTCACTGACCGTTTCATTAAATAAGAGACTTGGAAATGTCTGTTCTACATCAGTTCCACTAACTTCCAACATCTCACTCGCCTTCACCGTTAAGTCACCCGCAGGACTTGAACCCCTATTTTGAATCAATCCTGCTGACCCTCCTGTGAGCCGCACTTGCCGTCCCACCATCTCAATGGAACCGCGTCCTAAGCCACTGGCATCCACTGCGGCCTGTTGTGATAAATTAATGTCCCCAAAACGTTCTACTCCCTCATATCCCAATCGCCATCCTCTCTCCACAGAGGTTAAACTCACTTGTCCTTCACCCACCCCCACTAGAGCAATATGTCCTTCGGGCGCTCTAACTACTCCCCCAACTAAGTTCACTTCTCCCCCAATTAAGGCTAAAGTATTTCCCGAACTTACCTCCAACCCAGGATTGGCCTCGCTGCGGTCTACTGGAGAGGTCCGAATACTTCTAATCGTCAACCCATGTCCTTCTCCTTCTACCTGAATGGGAGCTGGATTATCCAGATTAAAATTTAACCCAATCGGAGAATTAATGGTCAATAAAGGTTCCTCACTTGGGTCGTTCGTATTGAATACTACCCCATCATTAAAGATAATCCGATCGGCTGTTGTGCCAAAAAACGACCCACCCAACCTCAACTGCGCTCCCGAACCAAACCGAATTCCTGCCGGATTAATCAGGAATAGATTTGCTGTTCCTTGTGCTTCAATCAACCCATTAATAAAGGATTGATTCCCTCCAGTCACCCGACTAAAGATATTTTGAATATTAGGACTATTCTGGAACACTGCCGAACCCCCAAAAGGAACTGAGAACTCCCGGAAACTATGAAACAAATTCTGTCCCGCAGTTGTTCCTCCATCAATCATAAAATGGGGATTTCCATTTACCCTCGTCCCCAATGAGCCATCAGGAACTACCTGAGCGAAGGTGGGTGAAGCTGTAAAGGCAAAAGTCGCAGCAACCAGTGTCGTTGAAAGAGTGAGCCAAGTCCGTTGCATAGCTATGCTCCAGATGAAACGCTTTGCATCGAACCTATATCTAGATAGCATGATTGTCAAGTAAATAATTAACCTTTATTAAGGATTAACAACACCAATATTCTTCATTCCTCTCGTTGTTGTACTCCCAATCCGTAAAGTTGAGAAAGGCGGCTTTAGTAGATGAGTGCTGGTTTCTTGGGGTTTTAATTCTCCGGAGAATAATACCTTATCTAATATTTATCTATCAATTGAGTTTGATCTGTTTAGCTTTTCTGAGATAGAAAAACATTGTGAAAGCAAGAATTTACTGCTAGACTACACTCGATCCCACTGGCCCTGAGCGGAGTCGAAGGGAGGGGGATAACGCACCAAAAAGTATCCTGGTTATAATTTATGCTTAATCGAGTTCAATTTAGCCGTAAAATAGGTCTTTTTTTAGCAACTGTGGTGCTATTAGAGGTCAGTCCAAGACCCGTTCTTGCTTATCGGAAATCTAGTCCAATGATTGCAGATGCGATCGCTCTAACTGAGTCTCCTGCCTCCCTCTTACCCCTGGATTCTTTAGGAATAAGAATTAGCCAGCGCATTACTCCTCCCATCCCTCAACCGCCACTACCGAGTGAACCTCTACCCCTTCCAGAAGAGATCCTGATTCCTCCTGAATCTCCAGAAGACTCAGAAATCATACCGTCGGAAGGAGAAAGTAGTTTTTGGATTGAGAGATTTGAAATTGAGGGGAATACAGTCTTTAGTAATGAGGAGTTAACAGAAGCACTTGCCTCTTTTCTCCAACAAGAGTTAACCTTGGTTGAACTGTTAAAAATCCGGTCAGTTATTGCTGAACTTTATAGCCGTGAGGGTTACATTTCTTCTGGAGCGATTTTTCCTCTACAGAGAATAACTGATGGGACGCTAAAAATTCAGGTTATTGAAGGTAGTTTAGAATCGATTGAAGTCATTGGAGTGCGTCGCCTTAGTTCTAACTATATTCGTAGTCGCCTCGCTTTGGTGGGTTCCCCTCCACTCAATATCAACCGCGTATTAGAAGGGATGCAACTGTTGCGCTTCGATCCTCTTATAGAGAGCATTACCGGTGAACTGCAAGCGGGGAGTAGCCCACAAACCCGCATATTGGTGGTCACGGTTACGGAAGCTGATAGTTTTACGATTACTACTAATCTGGATAATGCTCGCGTTCCTAGTGTGGGTACGTTTCGCCGACAATTGCTGATCG
Above is a genomic segment from Roseofilum reptotaenium CS-1145 containing:
- a CDS encoding beta strand repeat-containing protein; this encodes MQRTWLTLSTTLVAATFAFTASPTFAQVVPDGSLGTRVNGNPHFMIDGGTTAGQNLFHSFREFSVPFGGSAVFQNSPNIQNIFSRVTGGNQSFINGLIEAQGTANLFLINPAGIRFGSGAQLRLGGSFFGTTADRIIFNDGVVFNTNDPSEEPLLTINSPIGLNFNLDNPAPIQVEGEGHGLTIRSIRTSPVDRSEANPGLEVSSGNTLALIGGEVNLVGGVVRAPEGHIALVGVGEGQVSLTSVERGWRLGYEGVERFGDINLSQQAAVDASGLGRGSIEMVGRQVRLTGGSAGLIQNRGSSPAGDLTVKASEMLEVSGTDVEQTFPSLLFNETVSEGAGGQTNISTGNLLLSGGGIIHNKTYGTGDGGDVSVSAANGVEVNGFASDNPNIFSSLVAVTAGEGNAGNLSIETQDLSLLDGGNISNSTLGRGQAGNVTINASESITLIGFIPVSLRRTVLSNATATEAKGGTTLVNTSRLVIRDGATISASTVAEGSAGNLTINATDSIEVSGIGETEDGQLRAEILSDAPILPEVFRQATGLPDLPSGDAGSLTINTPRLTVSDGGRVGVGNQGTGTAGDLQIQANRIEVTNEGQITTATASGGGGKIDLQVGDVLLVRNQGLISTEVGEVGVQSQTLSANSGNITINGNLIQLLNKGEITVRNNGTGNAGDLTIQAVRLELSDEGKVTATTTLGQGGDIDLTVADVLLIQREGLISAGALANEGEEISGNAGQITIRGNQVQLLNEGEITVRNQGTGNAGDLQLQAYRLELRDGGRLTAETASGEGGNIELRVGDVLLLRNGGLISTEAGGAGNGGDITINSPFVFAISEENSDIVANAFEGNGGNINIFSNSILGLEFREDLTPLSDITASSQFGLSGTVTISNLNVNPTEQDTELESEVIDPETIIVQGCDAVGDSRFVVSGRGGTPENPRIRRSGVTTWHDIRDPAPYMERTARQRPQPVPPIIEANAARRLSDGTMELYVDWSKPVRYFRGGNHQGVCP